A single region of the Musa acuminata AAA Group cultivar baxijiao chromosome BXJ1-11, Cavendish_Baxijiao_AAA, whole genome shotgun sequence genome encodes:
- the LOC103971637 gene encoding uncharacterized protein LOC103971637, whose product MGRESQWSTTASPKGDSKESNSGCMGGMLHYLHFHQLLYSGSGRNPPGSPPSLSLLPRIELTSQQATGLDAPRNSLELDEGKASSSTSAIEDELYDVPVGIEIASASLSKSSKKMMMWLEEEKRSSQAETPRTPGVVARLMGLETSAGQASSPSPRTPPAQSRVRNKKKNGAGDQSTKRESRSPRLPLGRLNCNVAASTQIRSVDAGSRSLPETPRVSSAWSCDVDPRFSLRLNKENTNKGVQEIGHLRDFGGHQDENKSRRRHHGTREFTKQVKEGISIRQGGGGGSGRGRGHSGEDESKSKSKRTRPAGKKLSMEDPPSPRSSPQTRKLEIASGTKKPIMPPPKPLQSQATDRLPPSKTSRDHGEAKALKKVLDKCKKADNERFTERIRKPAQSPTTTRPSCSRLLPIIASLFQSADSLPETNIPDKSRCSALPSQPISRSFASSSSFAQQSDCQKNNHGRALRYSDPKFRYVKTILERAGLDGAHTWRWYSPSLPIDPIVFHQLEPEFPFFLGERSTVTSDSLLLGPLWYRWNRKLLFHLVEEKLVDLLLGCREISSFFSTTTTRLVRDNGQPLLRQLWAQIENLPAGADCRVVADIDALVAADLPEAIVRRLLRHPAVANEASDVVVGVEQGILDGLLAETAASLALSSAAFQS is encoded by the exons atggggaGAGAGTCGCAATGGAGTACGACGGCTTCGCCTAAAGGAGACAGCAAGGAGAGTAACTCTGGTTGCATGGGTGGAATGCTTCACTACCTACACTTTCATCAATTGCTCTACTCCGGCAGCGGTAGAAATCCACCAGGGTCGCCGCCGTCGCTGTCATTGCTTCCTCGAATCGAGCTTACGTCTCAACAAGCGACAG GGTTGGATGCGCCCAGGAATAGCTTGGAGCTGGATGAGGGGAAAGCGTCGTCCTCGACctcggccatcgaagacgagcttTACGATGTTCCT GTCGGGATAGAAATAGCCTCAGCTTCACTGTCGAAGAGCAGCAAGAAGATGATGATGTggttggaggaggagaagaggagctcACAGGCCGAGACTCCGAGGACTCCGGGCGTCGTCGCGCGCCTTATGGGCTTGGAGACCTCCGCGGGGCAAGCCTCTTCTCCGTCACCGAGGACGCCGCCAGCGCAGTCTCGAGTGCGAAACAAGAAGAAGAATGGCGCTGGCGATCAGAGTACCAAGAGAGAGTCGCGATCACCCCGGCTGCCTCTCGGGAGGTTAAACTGCAACGTTGCAGCGTCGACTCAAATCAGATCGGTCGACGCAGGCTCCCGCTCCTTGCCGGAGACACCGAGGGTTTCGTCAGCTTGGTCCTGCGACGTTGATCCGAGGTTTTCTCTGCGACTCAACAAGGAAAACACCAATAAGGGTGTGCAAGAGATCGGCCACTTGCGCGACTTCGGCGGGCACCAGGACGAGAACAAGAGCCGGAGGAGGCACCACGGTACTCGCGAGTTCACCAAGCAAGTGAAGGAAGGTATCAGCATCAGacaaggaggtggtggtggtagcGGCCGTGGCCGTGGCCACAGCGGTGAAGATGAATCCAAGTCTAAGTCTAAAAGAACCAGGCCAGCTGGGAAGAAACTGTCCATGGAGGATCCACCATCTCCTCGTTCTTCTCCTCAAACGAGAAAATTGGAGATCGCAAGTGGCACGAAGAAGCCAATCATGCCGCCTCCTAAACCTCTGCAGTCACAGGCAACAGACCGATTACCCCCATCAAAAACTTCCCGAGATCACGGCGAAGCAAAGGCTCTGAAGAAGGTCCTTGATAAGTGCAAGAAAGCCGATAACGAGCGGTTCACCGAGAGGATCAGGAAGCCAGCACAGTCACCTACGACCACCAGGCCGTCATGTTCTCGCTTACTCCCAATAATAGCATCACTGTTTCAGTCAGCTGACTCGCTGCCAGAGACGAACATCCCTGATAAGAGTAGATGCAGCGCCTTACCATCTCAACCAATCTCACGCTCTTTtgcctcttcttcttcgtttGCGCAGCAATCGGACTGTCAAAAGAATAACCACGGCCGAGCACTGAGGTACAGCGATCCAAAGTTCAGATACGTGAAGACCATACTTGAGCGTGCAGGGCTAGACGGAGCTCACACGTGGAGATGGTACTCACCGTCGCTTCCGATCGACCCCATCGTCTTCCATCAGCTGGAGCCGGAGTTTCCTTTCTTCCTTGGGGAACGAAGCACCGTCACTTCCGATAGCCTCCTCCTCGGTCCATTATGGTATCGGTGGAACAGGAAGCTCCTGTTCCACCTGGTAGAGGAGAAGTTAGTAGATCTCCTTCTCGGGTGTCGCGAGATCTCATCATtcttctccaccaccaccacccgccTCGTCAGGGACAACGGACAGCCATTGCTGCGACAACTCTGGGCGCAGATCGAGAACCTCCCGGCTGGCGCCGACTGCCGCGTGGTGGCCGACATCGACGCTCTCGTCGCAGCGGACCTGCCGGAGGCCATCGTGCGCCGCCTGCTGCGCCATCCCGCGGTGGCGAACGAGGCAAGCGACGTGGTGGTGGGAGTGGAGCAGGGTATCCTCGACGGCCTCCTCGCCGAGACCGCAGCATCTCTGGCCCTGTCCTCCGCCGCCTTCCAAAGCTGA
- the LOC103971638 gene encoding UTP:RNA uridylyltransferase 1, producing the protein MADSGGAASPLDTTTGRRVNSNSSPSLDGAFLLQLLQNPPQPSRPSASHSSSSFPHQWFDPAVAAVGPIDCDPRPTPPPPGHFSAPLLFHSPPLSLPQGLPPALFPPPGFFPLGGGDAASSSRGPGNQPFFPLDQQRLGVSAGVVHPLAASPPSSDLVGILGHPPNDRNLVDQTAPRRNISSSRGREDRSSLRPPPGFQKLQNGKKSTSRSSDGGEIQWKPRVDRSIGSIHRSHQFHTDESNQDAERQAIKEENGDRMHKLEIRNQGTHVSFYTKSKGSGDEDKLWESKMNSTTLKVDREVNNVMTHISSSGSKDSRSDHFRGHHVSTQRMRIQRRAIRCRHDMEALNSSFLSIFESLVPAEEEKAKQMQFLISLQNLVNKEWPNAKLHLYGSCANSFGVLKSDIDVCLAIDDHDLSKSDILLKLADLLRSGNLQNVQALTHARVPILKLIDPVTGLSCDICVNNLLAVVNTKLLKDYAQIDKRLQQLAFLVKHWARSRRVNETYQGTLSSYAYVLMCIHFLQLRKPAILPCLQAMDTTYTVTIDNTKCTYFDQVERLRAFGVRNKESIARLLWAFFHYWAYHHDYTNDVISIRTGSIISKQAKDWTRRIGNDRHLICIEDPFDISHDLGRVVDKFSIKILREEFERAADILQYDANPCVTLFQPYAAVSPPS; encoded by the exons ATGGCCGACAGTGGCGGTGCTGCCTCCCCCTTGGATACCACCACCGGCCGTCGAGTTAATTCCAACTCTTCGCCCTCCCTGGACGGCGCCTTCCTCCTCCAACTCCTCCAAAACCCCCCGCAACCCTCCCGACCCTCCGCCTCccactcctcctcttcctttcccCACCAATGGTTCGACCCCGCCGTCGCTGCCGTCGGGCCCATCGACTGCGACCCTCGCCCCACTCCGCCGCCGCCTGGCCACTTCTCGGCGCCCCTCCTCTTCCACTCCCCTCCATTGTCCTTGCCTCAAGGCCTGCCGCCGGCCCTGTTTCCGCCGCCGGGATTCTTTCCTCTCGGTGGCGGTGATGCCGCCAGCTCCTCCCGTGGTCCAGGTAATCAACCCTTCTTTCCTCTTGACCAACAGAGATTAGGGGTTTCCGCTGGCGTCGTCCATCCTCTTGCTGCCTCCCCTCCAAGTAGCGATCTTGTTGGAATTCTTGGTCACCCGCCCAATGATAGGAATCTCGTGGATCAGACGGCGCCAAGAAGGAATATTTCGAGCTCTCGGGGCAGAGAAGATCGGAGTTCTTTGAGACCCCCACCAGGATTTCAGAAGTTGCAGAATGGCAAGAAATCAACGAGTCGGAGTAGTGATGGCGGAGAGATTCAGTGGAAGCCGCGGGTTGACAGATCCATTGGGTCTATTCATAGGAGCCATCAGTTCCACACCGACGAATCTAATCAGGACGCAGAGCGTCAGGCTATCAAAGAAGAAAATGGAGATAGAATGCACAAGCTGGAGATCAGAAACCAGGGTACACACGTTTCTTTTTACACCAAAAGCAAAGGTTCAGGTGACGAGGATAAATTATGGGAATCAAAGATGAATTCTACAACGTTGAAGGTTGATCGTGAAGTCAACaatgtcatgacacatataagcaGTTCGGGGTCTAAG GACTCTAGGTCAGATCATTTTAGAGGGCATCATGTATCAACTCAACGAATGAGGATTCAGAGAAGGGCAATCCGATGCCGCCATGACATGGAGGCATTGAATTCCAGTTTTCTTTCAATTTTTGAGTCATTAGTACCTGCAGAAGAAGAAAAAGCCAAGCAGATGCAATTTTTAATATCACTGCAGAATTTGGTGAATAAAGAATGGCCAAATGCTAAGCTTCACCTTTATGGATCATGTGCTAACTCTTTTGGAGTCTTGAAGAGTGACATTGATGTCTGTCTAGCGATTGATGATCATGACTTGAGCAAATCTGATATTTTGCTAAAGTTAGCAGATCTTTTACGGTCTGGTAACCTGCAAAATGTCCAG GCACTAACTCATGCTAGGGTCCCTATACTGAAGTTGATTGATCCAGTTACCGGACTTTCTTGTGACATATGTGTGAATAATCTTTTAGCAGTTGTTAACACAAAGCTCCTGAAGGATTATGCACAAATAGATAAAAGATTACAACAATTGGCTTTCCTCGTGAAACACTGGGCCAGGTCACGCCGTGTCAATGAAACATATCAAGGGACACTTTCTAGTTATGC CTATGTGCTAATGTGCATTCACTTTCTACAACTTCGCAAACCTGCAATTCTTCCATGTTTACAG GCAATGGATACAACTTACACTGTTACCATAGATAATACTAAGTGCACTTACTTTGATCAAGTGGAAAGGCTACGCGCTTTTGGTGTGAGGAATAAGGAAAGTATTGCACGGCTGCTATGGGCATTCTTCCATTACTGGGCATATCATCATGACTACAcaaatgatgttatatctattcgCACAGGAAGCATAATTAG TAAGCAAGCAAAGGATTGGACAAGACGGATTGGGAACGATCGACATTTAATATGCATAGAGGACCCATTCGATATCTCGCACGACCTCGGTCGTGTGGTTGACAAGTTCAGCATCAAAATCTTGAGGGAGGAGTTCGAACGAGCTGCGGATATATTGCAATACGACGCAAACCCCTGCGTCACCCTTTTCCAGCCATATGCAGCGGTATCACCCCCCAGTTGA